From Oncorhynchus mykiss isolate Arlee chromosome 6, USDA_OmykA_1.1, whole genome shotgun sequence, the proteins below share one genomic window:
- the LOC118965085 gene encoding calcium homeostasis modulator protein 6-like translates to MESRQQWLTRLKNELSNSPLVSNVAFGFILMGLEKLVELEFECPCNPKWNGVFSSAFFIIPAVMAFTLMLIIQGCRCDTWCRKTVSFSSFVPAIVWLILLFLDGQYFACAMTDWKGRFVIVDKAAPQKWCEPTSEGDVTPQELMLRSQQLFVVSQVLGIFLLIIICVGLIVYVIRESCQQESEMQDADVAELTVLRMSSLRTRTT, encoded by the exons ATGGAAAGTAGACAACAATGGCTTACCAGACTGAAAAATGAACTTAGCAACAGTCCTCTGGTCTCAAATGTGGCTTTTGGATTTATCCTCATGGGACTAGAGAAGCTGGTGGAGCTGGAGTTTGAGTGTCCTTGCAATCCTAAATGGAACGGAGTGTTTTCATCTGCCTTCTTCATCATTCCTGCTGTCATGGCCTTCACGTTGATGCTGATCATTCAAGGATGCAGGTGCGATACGTGGTGCCGGAAGACTGTGTCTTTTTCCAGTTTTGTTCCTGCAATCGTGTGGCTGATCTTGTTGTTCCTCGATGGTCAGTACTTTGCTTGTGCAATGACAGACTGGAAGGGCAGATTTGTCATAGTTGATAAAGCAGCACCGCAGAAATGGTGTGAGCcaactagtgagggagatgtcaCACCGCAAGAACTAATGCTCCGCTCACAGCAGCTATTTGTTGTGTCTCAA GTTCTAGGTATATTTCTTCTCATAATCATCTGTGTGGGACTCATAGTGTATGTGATCAGAGAGAGCTGCCAGCAGGAGTCTGAGATGCAGGATGCAGACGTAGCGGAGCTCACCGTGCTCCGGATGAGCTCTCTGAGAACCAGGACGACGTGA